The proteins below are encoded in one region of Candidatus Planktophila lacus:
- a CDS encoding UPF0182 family protein codes for MMKKPSPLAITLIILAVIAGALVALSGFYVDWLWFNSVGFTGVWSTVLTTKVALFVIAGLLTSFIISLNVYIAFRRRPFYVPTSIEADNLERYRATIDPIRKLAFAGIVLVLFYFGGTSATNLWSSWLLFRNSTEFGVQDPQFGLDISFFAFRLPFWQTLIGWGISTLILATLASAAVHYLYGGIRPQVPQERTTVAARVQLSVLLGLIVLLKAVAYYFDRFALALKESRLITGLTYTDVNATLPAKSILAAIAVICSLLFFANIVRKSWLLPAAGTALMVGASVLIAGVYPGAVQQFQVKPSESSKEAPYIQRNIDATRDAYGIAGVEMKDYQATVSTNSGQLANDAATIANIRLMDPNVLSATFRQLQQIKPYYSFPESLDIDRYTVNGVQRDAVVAVRELNIEGNPSRNWINDHLVYTHGFGFVSAFGNTVDADGKPNFLVGDLPPTTGLGKFQPRVYFGENVPDYSIIGGPKTDTPVEFDYPDDASANGQKNYTYTGKGGVPMGGLFKKLLFAIQYQEQRIVLSSLINSESKILYNRAPRDRVAKVAPWLTIDGDPYPAIVDGKIQWIIDGYTTSSGYPYSQTTALGTATTDALTTNSGAVTAQRNQNINYIRNSVKATVDAYDGTVVLYQWDEKDPVLKTWMKAFPNTVTPKSEMSKELLEHIRYPEDMFRVQRDVLSSYHVQTAAAFYGGQDFWRVPRDPSTFGANAGAQPPYYMTLEMPGSDKPTFTLTTPFVPRGGRENLSAFAVVDSNNGPNYGKITVLQLPRSTNVAGPSQVASNFEAKPEVANSLSLLRQGGSDVVLGNLLTLPVGGGLLYVQPVYVRATSNTAAYPLLQKVLVSFGDVIGFDSSLKGALDQVFGGNSGTSSSGAPVTSTTNNASDDLKSALQNARQALADGNAALAKGDFAAYGRAQDRLKAALAAAIAAEGRK; via the coding sequence GCTCTGGTTCAACTCAGTTGGCTTCACGGGTGTGTGGTCAACAGTCCTAACAACGAAGGTTGCGCTATTTGTTATCGCTGGTCTTTTAACCTCTTTCATTATTTCACTAAACGTTTATATCGCCTTTCGTCGCCGCCCCTTTTATGTTCCAACATCGATTGAAGCCGACAATTTAGAGCGCTACCGCGCAACTATTGATCCAATCCGCAAGTTAGCCTTTGCTGGAATTGTTTTAGTTCTCTTCTACTTCGGTGGAACAAGTGCAACAAATCTTTGGAGCTCATGGCTGCTCTTTAGAAACTCAACAGAGTTTGGTGTTCAAGATCCACAATTTGGCCTAGATATCTCCTTCTTCGCATTCCGTCTACCGTTCTGGCAGACACTTATCGGCTGGGGAATTTCAACTTTAATTTTGGCAACTTTGGCAAGTGCTGCAGTGCACTACCTCTACGGTGGAATTCGTCCACAGGTTCCACAGGAGCGCACAACAGTTGCTGCTCGCGTTCAGCTTTCAGTACTACTTGGCCTAATCGTTCTCTTGAAGGCGGTCGCTTACTACTTTGATCGCTTTGCACTCGCTCTTAAAGAGAGCAGATTGATCACAGGTCTTACCTATACAGATGTAAATGCAACTCTTCCGGCCAAATCAATCCTGGCGGCGATTGCAGTTATCTGTTCCCTTCTCTTCTTTGCAAATATTGTCCGCAAATCATGGCTACTTCCTGCAGCAGGTACCGCGCTTATGGTTGGCGCTTCAGTTCTTATCGCAGGCGTTTATCCAGGTGCAGTTCAGCAGTTCCAGGTAAAACCTTCTGAATCATCGAAGGAAGCCCCATATATTCAGCGCAATATCGATGCCACCCGTGATGCCTACGGCATTGCTGGCGTTGAGATGAAGGATTACCAAGCAACTGTTTCAACGAATTCAGGTCAGCTAGCGAATGATGCAGCGACGATCGCAAATATTCGTTTGATGGATCCAAATGTTCTTTCTGCAACTTTCCGTCAGCTACAGCAGATCAAGCCTTACTACTCATTCCCAGAATCACTCGATATCGATCGTTACACAGTTAACGGCGTACAGCGCGATGCGGTTGTTGCAGTTCGCGAGCTAAATATCGAAGGTAACCCAAGCCGTAACTGGATTAACGATCACTTGGTTTACACCCACGGTTTCGGATTTGTTTCTGCATTTGGAAATACCGTTGATGCCGACGGCAAGCCAAACTTCCTAGTTGGAGATCTTCCTCCAACAACCGGTCTTGGAAAATTCCAGCCTCGCGTTTACTTCGGTGAGAACGTTCCTGATTACTCAATCATCGGCGGACCAAAGACTGATACTCCTGTTGAATTCGACTATCCAGATGATGCTTCAGCAAATGGACAAAAGAACTACACATATACAGGTAAGGGCGGCGTCCCAATGGGCGGCCTCTTTAAGAAATTGCTCTTCGCAATTCAATACCAAGAACAGCGCATCGTTCTTTCAAGTTTGATCAACTCAGAATCAAAGATTCTCTACAACCGTGCACCGCGTGATCGCGTTGCCAAGGTTGCACCATGGCTAACTATTGATGGAGATCCATACCCAGCGATCGTAGATGGCAAGATTCAATGGATCATCGATGGATATACAACTAGCTCTGGGTACCCATATTCACAGACCACAGCACTCGGTACTGCAACAACAGATGCTCTAACGACAAATTCTGGAGCAGTTACTGCGCAGAGAAATCAAAACATCAACTACATCCGTAACTCAGTAAAGGCCACAGTTGACGCTTATGACGGCACAGTTGTTCTCTACCAATGGGATGAGAAGGACCCAGTACTAAAGACCTGGATGAAGGCTTTCCCAAATACAGTTACTCCAAAGAGCGAGATGTCTAAAGAACTTCTCGAGCACATCCGCTATCCGGAAGATATGTTCCGTGTGCAGCGAGATGTACTTAGCTCCTATCACGTACAAACTGCCGCTGCGTTCTATGGTGGACAAGATTTCTGGCGCGTGCCACGTGATCCCTCTACATTCGGAGCAAATGCTGGAGCACAACCTCCGTACTATATGACTCTAGAAATGCCAGGTTCAGATAAACCCACATTTACTTTAACTACACCATTCGTTCCACGTGGTGGACGTGAAAACCTTTCCGCATTCGCCGTTGTAGATTCAAATAACGGACCAAATTACGGCAAGATCACAGTTCTGCAATTACCACGAAGCACAAACGTGGCAGGTCCATCACAGGTTGCCTCTAACTTCGAAGCAAAACCTGAAGTTGCTAACTCGCTCTCCTTGCTCCGCCAAGGTGGATCAGATGTTGTACTTGGAAACTTGTTAACACTGCCAGTCGGCGGAGGTCTTCTCTATGTACAACCTGTCTATGTGCGAGCAACTTCAAACACTGCTGCATATCCATTGCTACAGAAAGTTCTCGTATCTTTCGGTGATGTAATTGGATTCGATAGTTCGCTTAAGGGCGCACTCGATCAAGTATTTGGTGGTAACTCAGGAACTTCTTCATCAGGAGCACCGGTTACATCAACAACCAATAACGCATCTGATGATCTAAAGTCGGCGTTGCAAAACGCAAGACAAGCACTTGCCGACGGTAATGCTGCACTTGCAAAGGGCGATTTCGCTGCTTACGGTCGCGCACAAGATCGCTTAAAGGCTGCACTTGCCGCTGCTATCGCTGCTGAAGGACGTAAGTAA
- a CDS encoding DUF4389 domain-containing protein, giving the protein MSNQVKTLVKIKHKDRNRKTVFFRGIIAFPAIIFVATFAQSSFSESESWAAGTAGVVALPTLLALVFRGKYPSYVLTFNHAVVELSTRLAAYVLILNDKYPSIEANSKVAVLFPDVEGGKKLNRWLPLVKWFLAIPHYIVGAIYLVISLVVTVIAWVQTSITGRYPEWAGEIVLGTIAYWNRVQGYMLLLVTDKYPTFRLK; this is encoded by the coding sequence ATGTCGAACCAAGTAAAAACGCTCGTCAAGATCAAACATAAAGATCGCAACCGCAAGACAGTTTTCTTTCGCGGCATCATCGCCTTCCCGGCGATCATCTTCGTAGCCACCTTTGCGCAGTCATCTTTTAGCGAGAGCGAGAGTTGGGCTGCAGGAACTGCAGGAGTAGTCGCACTACCAACTTTGCTCGCCCTGGTATTTCGCGGAAAGTATCCAAGTTACGTTCTCACCTTTAACCACGCGGTAGTTGAGCTATCAACTCGCCTGGCTGCCTACGTATTGATTTTGAATGACAAGTACCCATCAATTGAAGCTAATTCAAAGGTTGCCGTTCTCTTCCCTGATGTTGAAGGTGGCAAGAAGTTAAACCGTTGGTTGCCACTAGTGAAATGGTTCTTGGCTATCCCGCATTACATCGTTGGCGCGATCTACTTAGTGATTTCACTAGTTGTTACAGTGATTGCTTGGGTTCAAACTTCGATTACTGGAAGATATCCTGAATGGGCCGGTGAAATCGTGCTCGGCACAATCGCATACTGGAACCGTGTTCAGGGTTATATGTTGTTACTTGTTACAGACAAGTACCCAACCTTCCGCCTTAAGTAA
- a CDS encoding heavy metal translocating P-type ATPase yields the protein MGTEDIKIELSRPASAAPEKPGKTIDLSKSSLTTRTFSVSGMTCSSCVNTVEKSLNAMSGVSASVNFATETVHILAPAEVKTADLIKKIKGSGYGAVLVEDGAGPALHSKKSGVALFFAIIFAVPAILVSMVEQWRETIDTEILLTLDYFNILPPLYSPTAWLAIGLTAPLILLVAFPIHRAAIRNFFHPTMDSLISLGSFSAFGWSIYSNATGQGDVYTEVAAGVLLFVILGRHLESRAKRRASSALAALLALGSKEVIVLRKGLEVIVPISELQIGDDFVVKPGARIPTDGLVISGISTVNNAMMTGESTPVEVGPGSRVIGASLNNNGRIIVRATRIGSDTELARITAMVVQAQGNKAPIQRLADRISAIFVPVVTTLAIGTFFAWYYLGNGGEGSSLAESIQIAITVLVIACPCALGLATPVALLVASGRGAARGIVLRQPRALELARKVDVVVLDKTGTLTTGVMKVHETTIPTSAHKVLGATYAEFLNEKTILSTALSLELANDHPIAQAIASHALANGAVRKDVIEFTQTPGAGVAGRVLIGSISPVVLIGTPKAIAHSATTFDPGIEAAIARGEESGHSVSVLAWDGVAIAVFATGDQVKADAAATISALIDKGITPWLITGDNEESAGAIARAVGIKGEHIIARALPEEKLDRVNTLKSAGHTVLMIGDGINDAASLAAADLSMAMGTGTDSAISSADITLMRPELISVVDALNLSKRTLKTIKVNLGWAFAYNVIGIPIAVAGALTPMYAAGAMAISSLFVVTNSLTIR from the coding sequence ATGGGAACTGAGGACATTAAGATCGAACTTTCTCGCCCAGCCAGTGCGGCGCCAGAAAAGCCAGGTAAAACAATTGATTTAAGCAAGAGTTCGCTCACAACTCGAACGTTTTCGGTCTCCGGAATGACCTGCTCTTCATGTGTGAACACTGTTGAGAAATCACTTAACGCGATGAGCGGGGTCAGCGCCAGCGTTAACTTTGCAACTGAAACTGTTCATATCTTGGCACCTGCTGAAGTAAAGACTGCAGATTTGATTAAGAAGATTAAGGGTTCTGGATACGGTGCAGTTTTGGTTGAAGATGGCGCCGGCCCTGCGCTACACAGCAAAAAATCTGGAGTCGCGCTCTTCTTCGCAATTATCTTCGCAGTGCCTGCGATCTTGGTTTCCATGGTCGAACAATGGCGCGAGACAATTGATACCGAGATTCTCTTAACTCTTGATTACTTCAATATCCTGCCGCCGCTTTATTCACCAACTGCTTGGCTGGCAATCGGGTTAACTGCGCCGCTAATTTTGCTCGTTGCCTTTCCAATTCATCGCGCAGCGATTCGTAACTTCTTCCACCCAACAATGGATTCACTTATCTCGCTCGGTTCTTTCAGCGCATTCGGTTGGTCGATATATTCAAATGCAACTGGACAAGGTGATGTCTACACCGAAGTCGCTGCCGGAGTTTTGTTATTTGTGATTCTCGGTCGCCATCTTGAATCACGCGCCAAGCGTCGTGCTAGTAGCGCCCTTGCTGCGCTTCTCGCACTCGGCTCAAAAGAGGTAATTGTTCTCCGTAAAGGGCTTGAAGTAATCGTCCCAATTTCCGAGCTTCAGATCGGTGATGATTTTGTTGTAAAACCTGGTGCGCGAATTCCAACTGATGGATTAGTTATCTCAGGAATCTCAACGGTAAATAACGCGATGATGACCGGTGAATCAACTCCTGTTGAAGTCGGTCCTGGATCTCGCGTGATCGGGGCGTCACTTAATAACAACGGTCGCATCATTGTGCGCGCTACCCGCATCGGAAGCGATACCGAACTAGCGCGCATCACTGCAATGGTCGTTCAAGCCCAAGGAAATAAGGCGCCAATTCAGCGTTTAGCCGATCGAATTTCCGCAATCTTTGTCCCAGTGGTTACAACGCTGGCGATTGGAACCTTCTTCGCTTGGTATTACTTAGGTAACGGTGGCGAGGGAAGTTCACTCGCGGAATCAATTCAAATCGCAATTACCGTCCTAGTTATCGCTTGCCCATGCGCTCTTGGCTTAGCAACTCCAGTTGCTTTACTTGTTGCATCGGGTCGCGGCGCTGCTCGCGGAATCGTGTTGCGTCAGCCACGTGCATTGGAACTCGCACGCAAGGTCGATGTAGTTGTACTTGATAAGACTGGAACGCTCACAACTGGTGTGATGAAGGTGCATGAGACAACGATTCCAACTAGCGCTCACAAAGTTCTGGGCGCTACCTATGCTGAATTTCTAAATGAGAAGACAATTCTTTCGACTGCGTTATCGCTTGAACTAGCCAATGACCATCCGATCGCACAAGCAATCGCATCTCACGCACTTGCCAATGGCGCAGTGCGTAAAGATGTCATCGAATTTACCCAAACTCCTGGCGCAGGCGTTGCCGGAAGAGTTTTGATTGGTTCAATTTCACCAGTGGTTTTGATTGGAACTCCAAAGGCAATCGCTCATAGCGCAACAACTTTTGATCCTGGAATTGAAGCTGCAATCGCCCGCGGTGAAGAATCTGGCCACAGCGTTTCAGTACTTGCCTGGGATGGCGTTGCAATCGCAGTCTTTGCAACTGGTGATCAGGTTAAAGCAGATGCCGCTGCAACCATCAGCGCACTTATTGATAAGGGAATTACTCCTTGGTTAATAACTGGAGATAACGAAGAGAGCGCTGGCGCAATTGCGCGCGCTGTTGGCATCAAGGGAGAACATATAATTGCCCGCGCGCTACCTGAGGAAAAACTTGATCGCGTAAACACTCTAAAGTCAGCGGGCCACACTGTTTTGATGATTGGTGATGGAATCAACGATGCGGCATCACTTGCGGCTGCAGATCTAAGTATGGCTATGGGTACTGGTACAGATTCTGCGATCTCATCTGCGGATATAACTTTGATGCGCCCTGAGTTAATTAGCGTTGTCGATGCGCTCAATTTATCCAAGCGCACACTAAAAACCATCAAAGTTAACTTGGGATGGGCCTTTGCCTACAACGTAATTGGTATTCCAATTGCTGTAGCAGGAGCGTTAACTCCTATGTATGCCGCAGGTGCTATGGCGATTAGCTCGCTATTTGTAGTAACTAACTCTTTAACTATTAGATAG
- a CDS encoding inositol monophosphatase family protein: MSFSRGNDLALAIRLADAADSITLARYQSIDLVVTTKPDNTPVTDADKATEEALRALIKNHRPDDGIVGEEFGNDAGGAERYWVIDPIDGTKNFLRGVPTWATLIGLIEKQSDGREVVVVGVVSAPALFRRWHASEGHGAFVSVNKAAPQRISVSQVSEIKDASISYSDFIGWGERLAPFQELMAAAWRTRGIGDFWSHMLVAEGAVDVAIEPSLALWDMAALDIIVREAGGRFSNVAGVDGSLGGSGLSTNSAIHQKIVDALNGN, from the coding sequence ATGTCCTTTTCGCGCGGCAATGATTTGGCGCTGGCTATACGCCTGGCAGATGCAGCAGATTCAATTACCTTAGCGCGCTACCAATCTATTGATTTAGTTGTCACAACTAAGCCAGATAACACTCCTGTCACAGATGCCGATAAGGCAACTGAAGAAGCCTTGCGCGCTTTGATAAAAAACCACCGACCAGATGATGGAATCGTTGGTGAGGAATTTGGAAATGATGCAGGTGGCGCAGAGCGTTACTGGGTGATTGATCCAATTGATGGCACCAAGAATTTTCTACGTGGCGTTCCAACGTGGGCAACGCTGATCGGTTTAATTGAAAAGCAGAGCGATGGCCGTGAAGTTGTAGTTGTTGGCGTAGTTAGCGCACCTGCGCTATTTCGTCGTTGGCATGCCAGCGAAGGCCACGGGGCATTTGTTTCGGTAAATAAGGCAGCCCCACAACGCATCAGCGTTTCGCAGGTAAGCGAAATTAAAGATGCCTCAATTTCTTACTCTGACTTTATTGGTTGGGGCGAAAGACTTGCGCCTTTCCAAGAGTTAATGGCAGCGGCTTGGCGCACCCGCGGTATTGGAGATTTCTGGTCACATATGTTGGTTGCCGAAGGTGCGGTAGATGTTGCAATAGAACCATCGCTGGCGTTGTGGGATATGGCCGCGCTCGACATTATTGTGCGCGAAGCAGGTGGAAGATTTAGCAATGTAGCCGGTGTTGATGGCAGCCTCGGCGGAAGTGGGCTTTCTACAAACTCTGCGATTCATCAGAAGATTGTGGATGCGCTAAATGGGAACTGA
- the rsgA gene encoding ribosome small subunit-dependent GTPase A has product MTPREFDESDARVRPARRTRPRSKDRPAHADAIQALVTTVDRGRTTCITDGGVIVTAMKAREMGPKSVVVGDLVNLVGDVSGTEGTLARIVSIAPRRNSLSRTVDDAAKMERTIVSNIDQLVIVVAAANPEPRRGLIDRFLVCAFHENIKPILLVTKTDVAAVPDFLHEYETLGVEIATAAIKSETRERDLANLFSLLNGKTSVLVGHSGVGKSTLINALVPHADRVTGDVNDVTGRGRHTSSSAIALPLSPDLSPSQGWIIDTPGIRAFGLAHLDSNRIVAAFNDLYEVTQTCMPNCSHHEIGCRLNEWAKPDGVVNAERSARVASLRSLLELKDSNPPAID; this is encoded by the coding sequence ATGACGCCGCGCGAATTTGATGAATCAGATGCGCGAGTTCGCCCTGCGCGGCGCACCCGTCCAAGAAGTAAAGATCGCCCCGCTCACGCTGATGCAATTCAAGCCTTAGTTACAACGGTAGATCGCGGTCGCACAACTTGTATTACAGATGGTGGCGTCATTGTTACCGCGATGAAGGCGCGCGAAATGGGTCCCAAATCAGTTGTCGTTGGTGATTTGGTAAATCTTGTTGGAGATGTTTCGGGAACCGAAGGAACTCTGGCACGAATAGTTTCAATCGCACCACGGCGCAATAGTTTGAGCAGAACCGTTGATGATGCCGCCAAGATGGAGCGCACTATCGTTTCCAATATTGATCAGTTGGTAATTGTCGTTGCCGCGGCAAATCCAGAACCTCGCCGTGGACTAATTGATCGCTTCTTGGTCTGCGCCTTCCACGAAAACATTAAACCCATTTTGCTTGTTACCAAGACTGATGTTGCAGCTGTCCCAGATTTCTTGCATGAATATGAAACTCTTGGGGTAGAGATTGCTACTGCCGCGATTAAATCGGAAACCCGCGAAAGAGATTTGGCTAATTTATTTTCACTACTAAATGGCAAGACTTCGGTCTTAGTTGGCCACTCTGGCGTTGGTAAATCAACTTTAATTAACGCACTTGTGCCGCACGCTGATCGCGTTACAGGAGATGTAAACGATGTAACTGGGCGCGGTCGCCACACCTCATCAAGTGCAATTGCGCTGCCGTTATCCCCCGATCTATCTCCTTCACAAGGCTGGATTATCGATACTCCAGGAATCCGCGCCTTTGGGCTGGCTCACCTTGATTCCAATCGGATCGTCGCTGCATTTAACGATCTCTATGAGGTCACACAAACCTGCATGCCAAATTGTTCACACCATGAAATCGGCTGTCGCTTAAATGAATGGGCTAAGCCAGATGGCGTTGTAAACGCAGAGCGAAGCGCGCGGGTTGCAAGTCTGAGATCACTTTTAGAGCTTAAAGATTCAAACCCGCCCGCGATAGACTGA
- the aroA gene encoding 3-phosphoshikimate 1-carboxyvinyltransferase, whose amino-acid sequence MLWPAPFRGDKKVSARVVIPGSKSVTNRALILAAQANSPSLLKRPLISRDTELMVAGLRAMGIGIKDVQVDGDLAWEITPAPLRGPAKVDVGNAGTVMRFLPPLSALAHGDISFDGDPRSYERPLGPVIAALEDLGIEIEHGGRYSLPMVVKSKGEIPGGALTIDASASSQFLSALLLIAPSTRDGIVATHKGGPLPSMPHIDMTVQMLRDFGAEVIVDKSANSWSVSAGALQGQDLVIEPDLSNAAPFLSIAMVCGGSITIADWPEVTTQPGDQLREILTAMGATISRGKDGLTITGGESIHGIDIDLHDVGELTPAIAALAALADSPSHLRGIGHLRLHETDRLAALTREINSLGGNIVEDETSLHITPHGAMGKGLHGGTFHTYEDHRLATAGAVIGLVIPGVEIENVATTRKTLPDFPGLWQSLVS is encoded by the coding sequence ATGCTCTGGCCCGCTCCATTTCGTGGAGATAAGAAAGTCAGCGCGCGAGTAGTAATCCCGGGATCAAAATCGGTGACTAACCGCGCGCTAATTCTCGCTGCGCAGGCCAACAGCCCCTCACTTTTAAAGCGTCCACTGATCTCACGCGATACCGAGTTAATGGTTGCCGGGCTTCGTGCGATGGGCATCGGGATTAAAGATGTACAGGTAGATGGTGATCTCGCTTGGGAGATAACTCCTGCGCCACTTCGCGGTCCCGCCAAGGTAGATGTTGGAAATGCCGGAACCGTTATGCGCTTCTTGCCGCCACTTTCTGCGCTGGCACATGGCGATATCTCATTTGATGGAGATCCCCGTTCTTACGAGCGCCCGCTTGGCCCAGTTATTGCAGCGCTAGAAGATCTCGGAATCGAAATCGAACACGGTGGTCGTTATAGCTTGCCGATGGTTGTTAAGAGCAAAGGCGAAATTCCCGGCGGTGCGTTAACGATTGATGCCAGTGCATCAAGTCAATTCTTATCCGCTCTTCTGTTAATTGCGCCAAGTACGCGTGATGGAATTGTTGCAACACATAAAGGTGGACCGCTTCCATCAATGCCACATATCGATATGACTGTTCAGATGCTCCGCGATTTCGGTGCAGAAGTTATCGTTGATAAATCGGCCAATAGTTGGAGCGTTTCTGCAGGTGCGCTGCAAGGCCAAGATTTAGTAATCGAACCAGATCTTTCAAATGCTGCGCCATTTCTTTCTATCGCAATGGTTTGCGGTGGATCAATCACGATTGCAGATTGGCCAGAAGTAACAACCCAACCTGGCGATCAGCTGCGTGAAATTTTAACTGCGATGGGTGCAACGATTTCGCGCGGTAAAGATGGCTTAACGATTACCGGTGGCGAAAGTATTCACGGAATCGATATCGATTTACATGATGTTGGTGAGTTAACACCAGCAATTGCTGCGTTAGCCGCCCTTGCAGATTCACCATCTCATCTACGCGGTATCGGACATTTACGTCTACATGAAACTGATCGTTTAGCCGCTCTTACCCGCGAAATTAACTCACTTGGTGGCAACATCGTTGAAGATGAAACTTCACTCCATATAACTCCGCACGGCGCAATGGGTAAAGGTTTACATGGCGGCACATTCCACACTTACGAAGATCACCGACTAGCAACAGCTGGCGCAGTTATTGGATTGGTAATTCCTGGCGTTGAAATCGAAAACGTTGCAACAACCCGTAAGACCTTGCCCGATTTTCCTGGGCTTTGGCAGAGTTTGGTCTCATGA
- a CDS encoding SOS response-associated peptidase, with protein MCGRYARAQEMDEIIGEFNLDGSTLDASLPLNWNIAPTNEIYIIRDTPGNTNSLERILDSASWGIIAPWQKNFAEARASQSHAINARSESIHEKPTFRQAFRTTRCLIPATGYYEWATSLGKYPPKQPFYITSAEPNKSLSIAGIWSTWKNEKGEEIQSAAIITREAVGELATIHSRMPVFMERAKWSDWLDPKNREIEDLIALMQNPDPAAGLVTRPVSSQVNLVANNGPELIAEIELGEAQTLF; from the coding sequence ATGTGCGGTCGTTATGCCAGAGCGCAGGAGATGGACGAGATCATCGGGGAATTTAACCTCGATGGATCAACCCTTGATGCATCTCTGCCGTTAAATTGGAATATCGCACCGACCAATGAGATTTACATAATTCGCGATACGCCAGGAAACACCAATTCTTTAGAGAGAATATTGGATAGTGCATCATGGGGAATTATCGCGCCGTGGCAGAAGAACTTTGCCGAAGCGCGCGCCTCGCAATCACATGCAATTAATGCGCGCAGTGAATCCATTCATGAGAAGCCAACATTTCGCCAAGCCTTTCGCACAACGCGTTGTTTAATTCCGGCAACTGGTTATTACGAATGGGCGACATCACTCGGTAAGTACCCACCAAAACAACCTTTCTATATAACTTCTGCAGAACCCAACAAATCACTTTCCATCGCTGGAATCTGGAGCACTTGGAAGAATGAGAAAGGCGAAGAGATTCAATCTGCTGCAATTATTACTCGCGAAGCAGTTGGCGAGCTAGCAACTATCCATAGCCGGATGCCGGTATTTATGGAACGCGCTAAATGGAGCGATTGGTTAGATCCAAAAAATCGCGAGATCGAAGATTTAATTGCGTTGATGCAGAACCCAGATCCAGCCGCTGGTTTGGTAACCAGACCTGTTTCATCGCAGGTAAATCTGGTGGCAAATAACGGCCCCGAATTGATTGCTGAGATCGAACTGGGTGAGGCGCAGACGCTCTTTTAA
- a CDS encoding sigma-70 family RNA polymerase sigma factor: MASKDLVLESASDRNTRFERDAIVFMDQLYAAALRYTKNPEDARDLVQDTYLKAFNSFHQFEEGTNLRAWLYRVLTTTFINSYRKDQRRPQLAAGELEDWQLAEAQSHTSDLGKSAEAEALENLPDSDIKRALQEIPEEFRIAVYLADVEGFSYKEIADIVDVPAGTVMSRLHRGRKLLREKLADYAKELGYSTDSKDKSGKGEKA; the protein is encoded by the coding sequence ATGGCATCTAAAGATCTAGTCCTAGAGAGCGCTTCCGATCGCAATACTCGGTTCGAGCGCGATGCCATTGTGTTTATGGACCAGTTATATGCAGCAGCGCTTCGTTATACAAAGAACCCCGAAGATGCGCGCGATTTAGTTCAAGATACTTATCTAAAAGCCTTTAACTCATTCCACCAATTTGAAGAAGGCACTAACTTGCGTGCCTGGCTCTATCGCGTTTTAACAACCACATTTATTAACTCTTATCGTAAAGATCAACGCCGCCCACAGCTTGCTGCTGGCGAACTCGAAGATTGGCAGTTAGCTGAGGCGCAATCACACACCAGTGATCTCGGAAAATCTGCAGAAGCAGAAGCGCTAGAGAATTTGCCAGATAGCGATATCAAACGCGCGCTGCAAGAGATCCCCGAAGAATTTCGTATCGCCGTTTACTTAGCCGATGTCGAGGGCTTTTCCTATAAAGAGATCGCAGATATCGTCGATGTTCCTGCCGGCACAGTGATGTCACGTCTGCACCGCGGACGTAAATTACTTCGCGAAAAGTTGGCCGACTATGCCAAAGAACTTGGTTACTCCACTGACTCTAAAGATAAGAGCGGAAAGGGGGAGAAGGCATGA
- a CDS encoding anti-sigma factor family protein codes for MSHIEEIPCIEVLSSVVFIIEGVVEETHNPQAIESHLNTCAACRAEVEHEQAMHTLLQDVLRRSCDEKAPEDLHRSIHEELLRQASGTGVTEVVTQYSMTEISIEIDEFGNVEHREIQIEQTHVQHFIEDEK; via the coding sequence ATGAGCCATATCGAAGAGATTCCATGTATTGAGGTTCTCTCCTCCGTTGTCTTTATCATCGAAGGCGTTGTTGAAGAGACCCATAACCCACAAGCGATTGAGTCTCACCTAAATACTTGCGCAGCTTGTCGCGCAGAAGTTGAGCACGAGCAAGCAATGCATACCCTCTTGCAGGATGTGCTGCGTCGTTCTTGCGATGAGAAGGCCCCGGAAGATTTGCATCGCAGCATCCACGAAGAGCTTCTCCGCCAAGCAAGTGGTACTGGCGTTACTGAAGTCGTAACGCAATACAGCATGACTGAAATTTCAATTGAAATCGATGAGTTCGGTAACGTAGAACATCGCGAAATTCAGATTGAACAAACGCACGTGCAGCACTTCATCGAAGACGAGAAGTAA